A single genomic interval of Christensenellaceae bacterium 44-20 harbors:
- the rd gene encoding rubredoxin, with protein sequence MKKYVCTICGYVYDEAKGDPDNGIAPGTKWEDVAEDFVCPLCGADKDVFEEE encoded by the coding sequence TTGCACCATTTGCGGCTATGTTTACGACGAGGCAAAGGGAGACCCGGATAACGGAATCGCGCCGGGCACCAAGTGGGAAGACGTTGCAGAAGATTTTGTCTGCCCGCTGTGCGGCGCAGATAAAGACGTTTTCGAGGAAGAATAA
- a CDS encoding FprA family A-type flavoprotein, translating to MAAIKITENLYSVGILNPNMRIFDVVMRTEYGTTYNSYLLRGEQKTALIETCHKTYFEQYLGNIREVMDTEQIDYIILNHCEPDHSGALAELLSLCPNAEILVSRAGAIYLKNITNREDLKIRFVKDGESIDLGGRQLRFISAPFLHWPDSMFTWDEQDKTLFSCDMFGSHYCEPHTFDYNIVYPGQYQQALKGYYDAIFGPFKPYVLAGIDKIADLPIERICTSHGPVLSRGCLMEQVMEQYRAWSQPAEKAQKSIPVFYCSAYGNTGRIAQAIAQGIKQALPEANCPVYDVNDHDMGFLQGELNASDAFAVGSPTINQDAVAPVWNLLSHVDAINNKKRPALVFGSYGWSGEAVPNLTARLAGLKSSVFGEGFKVTFVPSDEDLCKAKELGKAFAESL from the coding sequence ATGGCAGCGATAAAAATAACCGAAAATCTCTATTCCGTCGGCATTCTGAATCCGAATATGCGCATCTTCGACGTCGTCATGCGCACGGAGTATGGGACAACCTATAACTCCTATCTTCTCCGGGGAGAGCAGAAAACCGCGCTGATCGAAACTTGCCACAAAACCTATTTCGAGCAGTATCTTGGCAATATCCGCGAGGTTATGGATACGGAGCAGATCGACTATATCATCTTAAACCACTGCGAGCCGGATCACAGCGGCGCTTTGGCCGAGCTTCTGAGTCTCTGCCCCAATGCAGAGATTCTCGTCAGCCGCGCAGGTGCGATCTACCTGAAGAATATCACCAACCGAGAGGATCTCAAAATTCGCTTTGTCAAAGACGGTGAGAGCATCGATTTGGGCGGGCGGCAGCTTCGCTTTATCAGCGCGCCCTTCCTGCATTGGCCGGATTCTATGTTCACCTGGGATGAGCAGGATAAGACGCTGTTCTCCTGCGATATGTTTGGCTCTCACTACTGCGAGCCGCACACGTTTGATTACAACATCGTCTACCCGGGGCAGTATCAGCAGGCGCTGAAGGGGTATTACGACGCTATTTTCGGGCCCTTTAAGCCATATGTGCTGGCGGGAATAGATAAGATTGCAGATCTTCCCATCGAGCGTATCTGCACGAGCCATGGCCCGGTGCTTAGCCGCGGCTGCCTGATGGAGCAGGTTATGGAGCAATACCGCGCCTGGAGCCAGCCGGCCGAAAAAGCACAGAAGAGCATCCCGGTCTTCTATTGCTCGGCCTATGGCAACACGGGCAGAATCGCTCAGGCCATCGCCCAGGGCATCAAGCAGGCGCTGCCAGAGGCAAACTGCCCGGTTTACGACGTCAACGATCACGATATGGGCTTCCTACAGGGCGAGCTGAACGCTTCGGATGCCTTCGCCGTGGGCTCGCCGACCATCAACCAGGATGCCGTCGCGCCGGTTTGGAACCTGCTGTCGCATGTGGATGCCATCAACAATAAAAAGCGCCCGGCGCTGGTGTTTGGCTCCTATGGATGGAGCGGCGAGGCAGTCCCCAACCTGACGGCCCGGCTGGCAGGGTTGAAATCGAGTGTGTTTGGCGAGGGCTTTAAAGTAACCTTCGTGCCTTCCGATGAGGATCTGTGCAAGGCAAAGGAACTGGGCAAAGCCTTTGCGGAGAGTCTGTAG
- a CDS encoding aspartate-semialdehyde dehydrogenase has translation MKKYNVAVVGATGMVGRKFLQVLEERNLPVENYYLFASAKSAGKKVTFMGKEYEIIELTPDSIKGKDIDIALFSAGAGTSKTFAPLFAELSAVVIDNSSQWRMDPDVPLVVPEVNPDDIDKHHGIIANPNCSTIQAVVALKPLYDKYGIRRIVYSTYQAVSGAGLGGFEDLKNGINGEAPKKFPYPIFGNCIPHIDVFLENGYTKEEMKMVNETRKILGDDSLRITATTVRVPVYYGHSESINVELGSAYDLDELKSVLAAGKGIIMADDPANLKYPMAIDCEDHDEVYVGRVRRDDSVENGLNLWVVADNIRKGAATNAVQIAEEYIRRNA, from the coding sequence ATGAAAAAGTATAACGTCGCTGTTGTTGGCGCGACAGGCATGGTCGGCAGAAAATTCCTGCAAGTGCTGGAAGAGCGCAACCTGCCCGTCGAGAACTACTATCTCTTTGCTTCGGCCAAAAGCGCCGGCAAAAAGGTTACGTTCATGGGAAAAGAATACGAGATTATCGAGCTGACGCCGGATAGCATCAAAGGCAAAGATATCGATATTGCGCTGTTCTCCGCCGGTGCCGGCACGAGCAAGACGTTTGCTCCCCTCTTTGCCGAGCTTAGCGCAGTCGTCATCGACAACAGCAGCCAGTGGAGAATGGATCCGGATGTCCCGCTGGTCGTTCCCGAAGTCAACCCGGATGATATCGACAAGCATCACGGCATCATCGCCAACCCCAACTGCTCGACGATTCAGGCGGTCGTCGCCCTCAAGCCGCTTTACGACAAATACGGCATCCGGCGCATCGTCTACTCCACCTATCAGGCGGTTTCGGGCGCTGGGCTGGGCGGCTTTGAAGATCTGAAAAACGGAATCAACGGCGAAGCACCAAAAAAATTCCCCTACCCGATCTTTGGCAACTGCATCCCCCATATCGACGTATTCCTGGAAAACGGCTACACCAAAGAGGAGATGAAGATGGTCAACGAGACGCGCAAAATCCTGGGCGACGACAGCCTGCGCATCACGGCGACCACCGTCCGCGTTCCCGTCTACTATGGGCACAGCGAGAGCATCAACGTCGAACTGGGCAGTGCATACGATCTGGATGAGCTGAAGAGTGTTCTGGCCGCAGGCAAGGGCATCATCATGGCAGACGACCCTGCAAACCTCAAATACCCCATGGCCATCGACTGCGAGGATCACGACGAAGTCTACGTCGGCCGGGTCAGAAGAGACGATTCCGTGGAAAACGGCCTGAATCTCTGGGTTGTCGCAGACAATATCCGCAAAGGCGCCGCGACCAACGCCGTGCAGATTGCGGAAGAGTATATCAGAAGAAACGCGTAA
- a CDS encoding class I SAM-dependent methyltransferase gives MCDESYTALAGFYDGLMGDIDYGAWAEYVHSLLQKAGRPVRRIGEAACGTGNLTLRLKKMGYDILASDASSQMLERAAQKAREAGQQIVFSCQDMRRLQFPKVDAVVCACDGVNYLAPGELACFFEAAGKCLRPGGALLFDMSSRYKLEQILADQLFFEDGEDLTYFWRNTQNRDKQCVEMELTFFCKDAQGSYARTDEAQRQYWHEAGAVLRDLQKAGFEAKAYAFGTEQPPDEKCQRIQFWAVKEQEV, from the coding sequence ATGTGCGACGAGAGCTATACTGCGCTGGCCGGTTTTTACGACGGGCTGATGGGCGACATTGATTATGGCGCATGGGCAGAGTATGTGCACAGCCTGCTTCAAAAAGCCGGCCGGCCGGTTAGGCGGATTGGCGAGGCTGCCTGCGGCACGGGAAACCTCACGCTGCGCCTGAAAAAGATGGGCTACGATATTCTGGCCTCAGATGCCAGCAGTCAGATGCTGGAGCGGGCGGCGCAAAAGGCCAGGGAGGCCGGGCAGCAGATTGTGTTTTCCTGCCAGGATATGCGCAGGCTGCAATTTCCAAAGGTGGATGCGGTCGTCTGCGCCTGCGACGGCGTCAACTATCTTGCGCCGGGAGAGCTTGCCTGCTTTTTCGAGGCGGCGGGCAAATGCCTTCGGCCAGGCGGAGCGCTGCTCTTTGATATGAGCAGCCGCTATAAGCTGGAGCAGATTCTGGCAGATCAGCTCTTTTTTGAAGACGGGGAGGATCTGACCTATTTTTGGCGCAACACCCAAAACAGGGATAAGCAGTGCGTGGAGATGGAGCTGACCTTTTTTTGCAAAGATGCACAGGGAAGCTATGCGCGCACAGATGAGGCACAGCGCCAGTATTGGCATGAGGCGGGCGCTGTATTGCGGGATTTGCAAAAAGCGGGCTTTGAAGCCAAGGCCTATGCTTTTGGAACCGAGCAGCCGCCGGATGAGAAATGCCAGCGCATCCAGTTTTGGGCAGTGAAAGAGCAAGAGGTATGA
- the hslO gene encoding Hsp33 family molecular chaperone HslO encodes MLNDEVRIIAADTTQLVEEAKAIHGTYPVATAVLGRTLTAAAILGSQLRREWENLTITLNGGGSAGTVLATANGNCEVKGYIANPQVNLPAREDGKLDVGGAVGKDGFLTVSKDLGLKEPYVGQTALVSGEIAEDLAYYYLQSEQQPTIVYLSVWVDIDTSVLRAGGLVISPMPGASEETLSFIESRLFEIQNYALMLMQYSPEEAVRKIFRDGKIELTRTQEPRYVCNCTRERFSQGILSLGREEIEQMLKEDGQAEVVCQFCNKQYLFRAEDLQKLLEETSE; translated from the coding sequence ATGTTAAATGATGAAGTCCGCATCATTGCGGCGGATACGACACAGCTTGTGGAAGAAGCCAAGGCGATACACGGGACGTATCCCGTGGCGACGGCTGTGCTTGGGCGCACGCTGACGGCCGCGGCCATCCTGGGCAGCCAGCTGCGCAGAGAATGGGAAAACCTGACCATTACGCTAAACGGTGGCGGCTCGGCCGGGACGGTTCTGGCCACGGCCAACGGAAACTGCGAAGTCAAGGGATATATCGCCAACCCGCAGGTGAATCTGCCGGCCAGGGAAGACGGCAAGCTGGATGTGGGCGGTGCAGTCGGGAAAGACGGCTTTTTGACTGTGAGCAAAGACCTTGGCCTGAAAGAGCCGTATGTGGGGCAGACGGCGCTGGTTTCCGGCGAAATTGCTGAAGATCTGGCCTACTACTATCTGCAAAGCGAGCAGCAGCCCACCATCGTGTATCTGAGCGTTTGGGTGGATATTGATACCTCTGTGCTGCGAGCCGGAGGGCTGGTCATCAGCCCGATGCCGGGCGCCAGTGAGGAGACGCTCTCGTTTATCGAATCGCGGCTTTTTGAGATTCAAAACTACGCGCTCATGCTCATGCAGTATTCCCCGGAGGAGGCTGTCCGCAAAATTTTCCGGGACGGCAAAATTGAACTGACCAGAACGCAGGAGCCGAGATACGTCTGCAACTGCACCAGAGAGCGCTTCTCCCAGGGGATTTTATCCCTGGGCAGAGAAGAGATTGAGCAGATGCTAAAAGAGGACGGGCAGGCGGAGGTGGTCTGCCAATTCTGCAACAAACAATACCTATTTCGCGCAGAGGATTTGCAAAAACTGCTGGAAGAGACGAGTGAATGA
- a CDS encoding tetratricopeptide repeat protein → MIKNKKAQPKVVSFERSAEYYYLKYQRQMDKGAYLDALDCLRTAVRKEPDNCAYQLALAEFYTEINYFEESNYRVLEAMRRRPGEEGRTLFLLGCNFFGMREEQKAQECFEKYLDRYENGEYALDVRDFLEMMEFDAEEYGVPRECLARSDEGRDWLDRGEYDKAIEILGEICREHPDLEYAKNNLALAHYCRGDVERAIALSKEVLAYRPGDTYATCNLVLFSLALDDPEQLLYYCGKLDALAPEDPDEKIKVALTYCELNEDEKAYRILCQALAEIPYDPQALFLAGAAAANTDRLAESLDYFLRMIKLRPEDTVALFYKNYVQNALKKGESAFIAYNYQVPIAEMHRRISYLNECFRKNQHRLEELWREDDYFSSLLIWGLGVGNDAIRKAVFEIICKFEDEKAEEFFRRFLLSRNEPDELKNQALLCLRRMQAEQPYIAYLSGKIAEVRVGVVEEMSSDFTGSHQRVLEEIIALASDYGWKQYMPGAIELMGKYLGAFRKAPAMRSIRAWAGAFLCLAARQEQQELAADMLSRAGVEKNALHRCMRAIDKKLEERESCSCK, encoded by the coding sequence ATGATCAAAAATAAAAAAGCGCAGCCTAAAGTGGTGAGCTTTGAGCGCAGCGCAGAATATTACTATTTGAAATATCAGCGGCAGATGGATAAGGGCGCCTATTTGGACGCGCTGGACTGCCTGCGCACGGCCGTCAGGAAAGAGCCGGATAACTGCGCATATCAGCTGGCGCTGGCGGAATTTTACACGGAAATCAACTACTTTGAAGAGAGCAACTACCGGGTGCTGGAGGCCATGCGGCGCAGGCCCGGGGAAGAGGGGCGCACGCTGTTTTTGCTGGGCTGCAACTTCTTTGGCATGCGGGAAGAGCAGAAGGCTCAGGAGTGCTTTGAAAAGTATCTGGATCGGTATGAGAACGGCGAATATGCCCTGGATGTCCGGGATTTTCTGGAGATGATGGAGTTCGATGCCGAGGAGTATGGCGTCCCGCGGGAGTGCCTGGCCAGAAGCGATGAGGGCCGGGACTGGCTGGATCGGGGGGAATACGACAAAGCCATCGAGATTTTGGGGGAGATCTGCCGGGAACACCCGGATCTGGAATACGCAAAAAACAACCTGGCGCTGGCGCACTACTGCCGGGGAGACGTGGAACGCGCGATCGCGCTTTCCAAAGAAGTGCTGGCCTATCGGCCGGGGGATACCTACGCGACCTGCAACCTGGTGCTGTTTTCCCTCGCCCTGGACGACCCCGAGCAGCTGCTCTACTATTGCGGCAAACTGGATGCTCTTGCGCCCGAAGATCCAGATGAGAAGATCAAAGTTGCGCTGACGTACTGCGAGCTCAATGAGGATGAGAAGGCCTACCGCATACTGTGCCAGGCTCTGGCGGAGATCCCATATGATCCCCAGGCGCTGTTTTTGGCGGGTGCGGCGGCGGCCAATACAGATCGCCTGGCCGAAAGCCTGGATTATTTCCTCAGGATGATCAAGCTGCGGCCGGAGGATACCGTCGCGCTTTTCTATAAAAACTATGTGCAGAATGCCTTGAAAAAGGGAGAGAGTGCGTTTATCGCCTATAACTATCAGGTCCCCATCGCGGAGATGCACCGGCGCATCAGCTATTTGAACGAGTGCTTTCGCAAGAACCAGCACCGTCTGGAAGAGCTGTGGCGGGAGGACGACTATTTCTCCTCGCTGCTCATTTGGGGCCTCGGCGTGGGCAACGATGCCATCCGCAAAGCGGTTTTCGAGATCATCTGCAAGTTTGAAGATGAGAAGGCCGAGGAGTTTTTCCGCCGCTTCCTGCTCTCGAGAAACGAGCCGGATGAACTCAAGAACCAGGCGCTGCTCTGCCTGCGGCGGATGCAGGCAGAACAGCCCTATATCGCCTATCTCTCGGGGAAGATCGCGGAAGTGCGCGTGGGGGTGGTGGAAGAGATGAGCTCGGATTTTACGGGCAGCCACCAGCGCGTTTTGGAGGAGATCATCGCTCTGGCCTCGGATTATGGCTGGAAGCAGTATATGCCCGGCGCGATTGAGCTGATGGGAAAATACCTTGGCGCGTTCCGCAAGGCGCCGGCCATGCGCAGCATCCGGGCATGGGCAGGGGCGTTTCTATGCCTGGCGGCAAGGCAGGAACAGCAGGAGCTGGCGGCGGATATGCTAAGCCGCGCAGGGGTGGAAAAAAACGCGCTGCATCGGTGTATGCGGGCGATCGATAAGAAACTGGAGGAACGGGAATCATGCAGCTGCAAGTGA
- a CDS encoding class I SAM-dependent RNA methyltransferase, whose translation MSKQLCYAACSFGLEAVVARQLEQLGLEEVHSRDARVYFCADEEGIARANLWLSAADRVYLVLSEFSAATFEELFQGVKAIAWADYLPKTALFPVLADSVRSTLKSVPDIQSVSKKAVVEALKGAYGVSFFRESGAQYQIYVSILADKVSVCLNTSGQGLNRRGYRVKNGPAPLRETLAAGIISLSRWRDRPFYDLTCGSGTIAIEAALQARNRAPGFFRQFDAEAWSEAYQKAFRRQQEQAEAAVKKEVQTQIFASDINPKMVEMAEFHARRAGVADLIRFSVADVRDFAPQTPEGSVFSNPPYAIRMGEKKQVRELYRDMGTRLRGLAHFKSYFICADEQFESAYGKQADKKRKLYNGNIKCTFYQYFRSE comes from the coding sequence ATGAGCAAACAGCTATGTTATGCGGCGTGTTCGTTTGGGCTGGAGGCAGTTGTCGCAAGGCAGCTGGAGCAGCTGGGGCTGGAAGAGGTTCACTCGAGGGATGCCCGGGTATATTTTTGCGCGGATGAAGAGGGGATTGCGCGGGCAAACCTCTGGCTCTCTGCGGCAGATCGGGTTTATCTGGTGCTTTCCGAGTTTTCCGCGGCGACATTCGAGGAGCTCTTTCAGGGCGTTAAGGCGATAGCCTGGGCGGATTATTTGCCCAAAACGGCGCTGTTTCCCGTCTTGGCGGATTCCGTCCGCTCCACGCTCAAAAGCGTGCCGGATATTCAGTCGGTTTCGAAAAAAGCGGTTGTGGAGGCGCTGAAGGGCGCGTATGGCGTTTCCTTCTTTCGGGAAAGCGGCGCGCAGTATCAGATTTATGTGAGCATTTTGGCTGATAAGGTCAGCGTGTGCCTCAATACCAGCGGCCAGGGGCTAAACCGCCGGGGATACCGCGTGAAAAACGGCCCGGCGCCTTTACGGGAGACGCTGGCGGCAGGCATTATCAGCCTTTCGCGCTGGAGAGACAGGCCGTTTTACGATTTGACTTGCGGCAGCGGGACGATTGCCATCGAGGCCGCATTGCAGGCGCGGAACCGCGCGCCCGGCTTCTTTCGGCAGTTTGACGCCGAAGCCTGGAGTGAGGCCTATCAAAAGGCGTTTCGCCGGCAGCAGGAACAGGCGGAGGCAGCTGTGAAAAAAGAGGTGCAGACGCAGATTTTCGCCTCGGATATCAATCCCAAAATGGTCGAGATGGCCGAGTTTCATGCGAGGCGCGCAGGGGTCGCGGATTTGATTCGCTTTTCCGTGGCGGATGTCCGGGATTTTGCACCCCAAACTCCGGAGGGAAGCGTTTTTTCCAACCCGCCTTATGCCATTCGCATGGGCGAGAAAAAGCAGGTGCGCGAGCTTTACCGGGATATGGGAACAAGGCTAAGAGGGCTTGCGCATTTCAAGAGCTACTTCATCTGTGCAGACGAGCAGTTTGAATCTGCCTATGGAAAACAGGCGGATAAAAAGCGCAAACTGTATAACGGCAACATTAAATGCACTTTCTATCAGTATTTTCGCTCGGAATGA
- a CDS encoding helix-turn-helix transcriptional regulator, producing MESIYRKVIAQNISKLRKKTELSEFAFAIKAGIDPKTLRSAEHTAENLEFSTLDKVAKALGVPTAELLEGIPGTSSELNFLADLLSGNLK from the coding sequence ATGGAAAGCATTTATCGTAAAGTTATCGCTCAAAACATCTCAAAACTCCGCAAGAAAACTGAACTCTCTGAGTTTGCATTCGCCATAAAGGCTGGCATTGATCCTAAAACGCTTCGTTCCGCCGAGCACACCGCAGAAAATTTGGAATTCAGCACTTTAGATAAGGTTGCAAAAGCGCTCGGCGTCCCTACCGCTGAGCTTCTTGAAGGAATACCAGGTACATCATCCGAATTAAATTTTTTGGCAGATCTTTTATCTGGAAATCTCAAATAA
- a CDS encoding helix-turn-helix transcriptional regulator: METIHQTIAKNILTFRKDTGFSQLALVASAEIALKTLHTIEHANTNCRLRTLEKVADALNIPIVRLFEEKQNSSSNLDSLIRLLSQSQ; the protein is encoded by the coding sequence ATGGAAACGATTCATCAAACTATCGCCAAAAATATTTTAACTTTTCGCAAAGACACCGGCTTTTCTCAGCTGGCGCTGGTGGCCAGTGCAGAAATCGCCCTCAAAACGCTCCATACCATCGAGCATGCCAATACAAATTGCAGGCTTCGCACATTGGAGAAAGTTGCAGACGCGCTTAATATTCCTATAGTGCGGCTTTTTGAGGAAAAGCAAAATTCATCATCCAATCTGGATTCGCTGATTCGCCTTCTGTCCCAAAGCCAATAA
- a CDS encoding biotin transporter BioY: protein MANIAVFAALAAVFSQISIPIGPVPINLALLAVFAAGGMLSAAEAVFAVMLFLVLGAAGLPVFAGFNAGLGALFGPTGGYLIGYLPAAFFAGIFCKERRNFWRYAAGMLLGLAACYTLGTAWFVLSAKAEIWYALGVCVFPFLPGDAVKIASAAFLSIKVRDALAYHAQE, encoded by the coding sequence ATGGCAAATATCGCAGTCTTTGCAGCATTGGCTGCGGTTTTTTCGCAAATCAGCATACCCATTGGGCCTGTGCCCATCAACTTGGCGCTTTTGGCGGTGTTTGCCGCAGGCGGAATGCTCTCGGCGGCAGAGGCGGTGTTTGCCGTAATGCTGTTCCTGGTGCTTGGAGCGGCAGGCCTTCCAGTGTTTGCGGGGTTCAACGCTGGGCTTGGGGCGCTATTTGGGCCTACTGGGGGATACCTCATTGGATATCTGCCCGCAGCGTTTTTTGCTGGGATCTTCTGCAAAGAGCGCCGCAATTTTTGGAGGTATGCGGCAGGAATGCTTTTGGGGCTGGCAGCATGTTACACGCTGGGAACAGCTTGGTTCGTGCTCAGCGCAAAGGCTGAGATTTGGTATGCCCTGGGCGTCTGTGTTTTCCCGTTTTTACCTGGAGATGCCGTAAAAATTGCATCAGCCGCATTTTTGAGCATAAAAGTGCGGGATGCGTTGGCTTACCATGCACAGGAATAG
- a CDS encoding 4Fe-4S dicluster domain-containing protein: MPLKTRKFDTKVQHLKYKVLREVARYAFEDKLDRAVLEIPSQIVSGKEATMRCCIYKERAIVGERIRMAFGGDKENPNVIEVLDIACDECPVGGYEVTDSCRGCIAHRCEDVCPVGAISFDKHQKAHINKEKCVNCGKCASVCPYSAIANRKRPCEAACKVGAIGKDEQQFAHIDNSKCISCGACVYQCPFGAIMDKSYLLEVIDLIRGSQDNTKYKLYAVVAPSISSQFSYAKLGQVISAIKALGFYKVVEAALGADMVAMAESRELMEKGFLTTSCCPAFVTYVRKNFPELLEHVSHNLSPMAAISQRIKEADPGAKVVFIGPCTAKKLEVRQERVRPYVDSVLTFEELQALIDSRNIDPAELPEEKLDNASYYGRIFARSCGVTDAVREAIREQGASEFHIDPVTCDGIEQCHKALLRASKGRLQNNFIEGMACIGGCIGGAGCLTHDPRNKEQVDKFGREAERTISEATQAMEEELF, encoded by the coding sequence ATTCCGTTGAAAACCAGAAAATTTGATACCAAAGTTCAACATTTGAAATACAAAGTGCTGCGGGAAGTGGCGCGGTATGCCTTTGAAGATAAGCTGGATCGGGCGGTGCTGGAAATCCCTTCTCAAATCGTCTCGGGCAAAGAGGCGACGATGCGCTGCTGCATCTATAAGGAGCGGGCGATCGTCGGCGAGCGCATCCGAATGGCGTTTGGGGGAGATAAGGAAAACCCGAACGTCATAGAAGTTTTGGATATTGCCTGCGATGAATGCCCGGTGGGCGGCTATGAAGTGACGGATTCCTGCCGCGGCTGCATTGCGCACCGCTGTGAAGACGTCTGCCCCGTGGGTGCGATCTCCTTTGATAAGCACCAGAAGGCGCATATCAATAAAGAAAAATGCGTCAACTGCGGAAAATGCGCGAGCGTCTGCCCCTATAGCGCCATTGCCAACCGCAAACGCCCCTGCGAGGCGGCCTGCAAAGTTGGGGCGATTGGAAAGGATGAACAGCAGTTTGCCCATATCGATAACAGCAAGTGCATCTCCTGCGGCGCCTGCGTCTACCAGTGCCCGTTTGGCGCGATTATGGATAAATCTTATCTGCTCGAGGTGATCGACCTGATCCGCGGCAGCCAGGATAACACCAAGTATAAGCTGTATGCGGTGGTGGCGCCCTCTATTTCCAGCCAGTTTTCCTATGCGAAGCTGGGGCAGGTGATCAGCGCCATCAAGGCTTTGGGCTTCTATAAAGTCGTGGAAGCGGCGCTGGGCGCGGATATGGTGGCCATGGCAGAGAGCAGGGAGCTCATGGAAAAGGGCTTTTTGACGACCTCCTGCTGCCCCGCGTTTGTAACATATGTGCGCAAGAATTTCCCCGAGCTGCTGGAGCATGTCTCGCATAACCTTTCCCCCATGGCGGCCATCTCTCAGCGCATTAAAGAGGCGGATCCCGGGGCCAAGGTTGTGTTTATCGGGCCTTGCACGGCGAAAAAGCTGGAAGTGCGCCAGGAGCGCGTCCGGCCATATGTGGATAGTGTGCTGACGTTCGAGGAACTGCAGGCGCTTATCGATAGCAGAAATATCGATCCCGCCGAGCTGCCCGAGGAGAAGCTGGATAACGCCTCCTACTACGGCCGGATTTTCGCCCGGAGCTGCGGCGTAACGGATGCGGTGCGGGAGGCGATTCGGGAACAGGGCGCTTCGGAGTTCCATATCGATCCCGTTACATGCGATGGAATCGAGCAATGCCATAAGGCGCTGCTCAGAGCCTCCAAAGGCCGCCTGCAAAATAACTTTATTGAGGGCATGGCCTGCATCGGAGGATGTATCGGCGGGGCAGGCTGCCTGACGCACGATCCGAGAAATAAAGAGCAGGTCGATAAATTTGGCAGAGAGGCCGAGCGCACGATTTCCGAGGCGACGCAGGCCATGGAGGAAGAACTTTTCTAA
- a CDS encoding helix-turn-helix domain-containing protein, with protein sequence MNALNQIVAKNILRLREKAGLSQLVLALNAEITPNALFEIEHTCGNPRLNTLSKIARALGVPLHRLFEECESPSESLASLMQESF encoded by the coding sequence ATGAATGCACTCAATCAAATCGTCGCGAAAAATATCCTTCGCCTGCGGGAAAAAGCCGGTCTTTCCCAATTAGTCCTTGCGCTCAATGCCGAAATCACACCAAACGCGCTTTTCGAAATTGAGCATACCTGCGGCAATCCCAGGCTCAACACACTCTCCAAGATCGCCCGTGCCCTAGGCGTTCCCCTGCACCGCCTTTTCGAGGAGTGCGAATCCCCATCCGAATCGCTGGCCTCGCTGATGCAGGAGAGTTTTTAG